In a single window of the Chionomys nivalis chromosome 11, mChiNiv1.1, whole genome shotgun sequence genome:
- the Rnf186 gene encoding E3 ubiquitin-protein ligase RNF186: protein MPDSCCQQVPGQSREEAGSGSTGPEPMQVPAVPVVTPRRCPYAEQPHHSNLVPRMSCTKAPSPIPAGTTTTTTIIALGPTGHLSISTEDDLECLVCREPYNCARSPKLLSCQHAFCAVCLKLLLFVEEDTWSIPCPLCRKVTAVPGGLICSLRDQEAMVGRLTRSCPEVRLCPQGLVGSAPPAARPANWMGEDDQDVVSVNRVAARRLAVHLFLLALLIVLILPFIYPGVIRWVLAVIIALALLMATLLCCYPYSRSSSWPCSRTLLCREQKQTQITSIA, encoded by the coding sequence atgccagacagCTGCTGTCAGCAGGTACCCggacagagcagagaggaggctGGAAGCGGCTCCACAGGGCCAGAACCCATGCAAGTCCCGGCAGTACCGGTGGTCACTCCACGCAGATGCCCCTATGCGGAACAGCCTCATCACAGCAACTTGGTACCCAGAATGTCTTGCACCAAGGCCCCTTCGCCTATCCCAGCGggtaccaccaccacaaccaccatcaTCGCCTTGGGACCCACTGGGCATCTCAGTATCTCTACGGAGGATGACCTGGAATGCTTGGTGTGCCGAGAACCCTACAACTGTGCCCGGTCCCCCAAGCTGCTCAGCTGTCAGCATGCCTTCTGCGCTGTGTGCCTGAAGCTTCTGTTATTTGTGGAAGAAGACACCTGGTCCATCCCCTGTCCACTGTGCCGAAAGGTCACTGCCGTCCCAGGAGGCCTAATCTGCAGCCTGCGAGACCAGGAGGCGATGGTGGGGCGGCTGACCCGCTCATGCCCGGAGGTGCGCCTGTGTCCCCAGGGACTAGTTGGTTCTGCCCCTCCAGCGGCGCGGCCAGCCAACTGGATGGGAGAAGATGATCAGGACGTAGTAAGTGTCAATCGTGTAGCTGCCCGGCGCCTAGCTGTACACCTGTTCTTGTTGGCTCTTCTCATTGTCCTAATCCTGCCTTTCATCTATCCGGGTGTCATCCGGTGGGTGCTGGCCGTTATCATCGCCCTGGCGCTACTGATGGCCACCCTACTCTGCTGTTACCCCTACAGCCGGAGCAGCAGCTGGCCTTGCTCCAGGACTCTGCTCTGCAGAGAGCAAAAGCAAACCCAGATTACTTCTATTGCCTGA